One segment of Ipomoea triloba cultivar NCNSP0323 chromosome 12, ASM357664v1 DNA contains the following:
- the LOC115998400 gene encoding kaempferol 3-O-beta-D-galactosyltransferase-like — translation MASTSVVQRRHVAVLAFPFATHPGLLFGLVRRLATPAPNTTFTFFSTAKSNAKVFATTSQIPGNIQRCDVADGLPEGYVFAGNVEEEIGMFLKSAPENFKTAVAAADGKGVGCVVADAFLWFSGEMAAEMGVSWVPVWTSGAASLLLHLYTDLIRETIGLQPGREEEIVTFIPGLSELRLGDMPSGIVSGNIDSPFAVMLHNMGSALQKTTIIPINSFEELDPPIINHLKTRFSNVLNIGPFNLTSPPPSSDNLDRHNCLPWLDSQPPNSVAYLAFGTVATPPPNELNAMAEALEQSKTPFLWSLGEKFITHLPEGFLERTKGFGKIVPWTPQVKVLGHGSIGVFINHGGWNSILESITAGVPIICRPFFGDHHLNSWMVERVWGIGVRVDIGGGFTKNGTMDALELVLSSDTGKALKRQVEVYKELVQRAVGPNGSSTQSINTLLNVISGEK, via the exons ATGGCGTCCACCTCAGTCGTCCAACGCCGTCACGTTGCGGTTCTAGCATTCCCCTTTGCAACCCACCCCGGACTTTTGTTCGGCCTCGTGCGCCGCCTAGCCACCCCCGCGCCGAACACGACTTTCACCTTTTTCAGCACCGCCAAGTCGAACGCTAAGGTATTTGCGACGACCTCTCAAATCCCCGGGAACATCCAGCGCTGCGACGTGGCCGATGGCTTGCCGGAGGGCTACGTGTTTGCCGGGAACGTGGAGGAAGAGATCGGCATGTTCCTGAAGTCGGCACCGGAAAATTTCAAGACAGCCGTGGCGGCAGCTGATGGAAAGGGGGTCGGGTGCGTGGTGGCGGATGCGTTCCTGTGGTTCTCCGGTGAAATGGCGGCGGAGATGGGGGTTTCGTGGGTGCCTGTTTGGACCTCCGGTGCTGCCTCGCTCTTACTCCACCTCTATACTGACCTCATCAGGGAAACTATAGGACTCCAACCAG GACGTGAAGAAGAAATCGTGACATTCATTCCTGGGTTATCTGAGCTACGCCTTGGCGACATGCCGAGTGGAATCGTGTCGGGGAACATAGACTCACCATTCGCAGTCATGCTTCACAACATGGGTAGTGCGTTACAGAAAACCACCATAATCCCCATCAACTCCTTCGAAGAATTGGATCCACCCATCATAAACCATCTCAAAACAAGATTCTCAAACGTCCTAAACATCGGTCCCTTCAACCTCACATCCCCACCCCCCTCATCCGACAACCTAGACCGCCACAACTGCCTCCCCTGGCTAGATTCTCAACCCCCAAACTCAGTGGCATATCTAGCCTTCGGGACAGTGGCAACCCCACCCCCCAACGAGTTAAACGCCATGGCTGAAGCGCTGGAACAGAGCAAAACTCCGTTTCTTTGGTCACTGGGAGAGAAGTTTATCACCCATCTCCCAGAAGGGTTCTTGGAGAGGACCAAAGGGTTTGGGAAAATTGTCCCATGGACACCTCAAGTTAAAGTGTTGGGTCACGGTTCAATCGGAGTGTTCATAAATCACGGCGGGTGGAACTCGATTCTGGAAAGTATTACTGCCGGGGTGCCCATAATTTGTAGGCCATTTTTTGGGGATCACCATCTAAATTCTTGGATGGTTGAGAGGGTATGGGGAATTGGGGTGAGGGTTGATATTGGGGGAGGTTTTACCAAGAATGGAACAATGGATGCCCTTGAATTGGTCCTATCTTCTGACACGGGGAAGGCATTAAAGAGGCAAGTTGAAGTGTACAAAGAGCTTGTCCAAAGAGCTGTAGGGCCAAATGGTAGCTCAACCCAAAGCATCAACACATTGTTAAATGTCATCAGcggtgaaaagtga
- the LOC115998775 gene encoding protein DETOXIFICATION 16-like: protein MRSTEAEGERKEKKKKKESCSREREEDVEFPLISKDGKEKQKKWEETKAEAKKLMGLSVPLMSVNLLLNCFNVISIMFVGHLGELSLSGASIATSFATVTGYTLLNGMSCALETFCGQAYGAKHYRLLGVHTQRAMLILLLISVPLACIWANTGPILVFMGQDPEISAEAGNYASFLIPGLFAYALLQCYIRFLQAQNNVFPLVVTAGISTLVHVLSCWILVFKTGLGNKGAALATAVSYWVNVMLLALYIRKSPMCKDTWPAFSKEVFSEIMKFLKLAIPSAAMLCLEYWSFEVMVLLAGILPNPQLEASAVSITLNTCAIVYMLPFGISGALSIRVSNELGAGEPVAARRAVSTGILLVIAEGILAATVMVSVHKVWGYCYSTEEEVVAYVGQMLLLLAGSHFLDGIQCVLSGAARGCGWQHIGAIINLGAYYLVGLPAAIFLAFVLHVGGKGLWLGTMVALFVQAILLAIVTWRTNWEKEAMKAANRVEDSMIPH from the exons ATGAGAAG TACTGAAGCTGAGGGagagagaaaggaaaagaaaaaaaaaaaggaaagttgCAGCagggagagagaagaagatgtCGAGTTTCCATTGATCTCAAAAGATGGGAAAGAAAAGCAGAAGAAATGGGAAGAGACGAAGGCGGAAGCGAAGAAGCTGATGGGGCTCTCAGTTCCATTAATGTCTGTTAACCTTTTGTTGAATTGCTTCAATGTCATCTCCATCATGTTTGTTGGTCACCTGGGAGAGCTCTCCCTTTCTGGTGCCTCCATAGCCACTTCTTTCGCCACTGTCACTGGTTACACCTTGCTG AATGGAATGTCCTGTGCATTGGAGACATTCTGTGGCCAGGCATATGGCGCTAAACACTACCGATTGCTAGGAGTTCATACGCAGAGGGCAATGCTAATTCTGCTGCTAATCAGTGTTCCCCTGGCTTGTATTTGGGCCAACACAGGGCCTATTCTCGTGTTTATGGGACAGGATCCTGAGATATCAGCTGAAGCAGGAAACTACGCCTCGTTTCTGATCCCAGGCCTGTTTGCCTATGCTCTTCTTCAGTGTTACATTCGGTTCCTGCAAGCCCAAAACAATGTCTTCCCTTTGGTGGTCACCGCGGGAATTAGTACTTTGGTGCATGTACTCAGTTGCTGGATTCTTGTCTTCAAAACCGGGCTTGGCAACAAAGGTGCTGCCCTGGCTACTGCTGTGTCATACTGGGTTAATGTGATGCTACTTGCTTTGTATATCAGAAAGTCGCCTATGTGCAAAGATACTTGGCCTGCATTTTCAAAGGAAGTGTTCTCCGAGATAATGAAGTTTCTGAAACTGGCAATCCCTTCAGCCGCTATGCtttg CTTGGAGTATTGGTCATTCGAGGTGATGGTTTTGTTAGCCGGCATTCTTCCAAATCCACAACTTGAAGCGTCTGCTGTTTCTATCAC CCTTAATACATGTGCCATAGTCTATATGCTACCTTTCGGCATTAGTGGCGCCCTAAG CATTAGAGTTTCAAACGAACTGGGAGCTGGAGAGCCAGTGGCAGCCCGAAGAGCAGTATCAACCGGGATACTTCTGGTTATTGCAGAAGGGATTCTGGCAGCAACCGTAATGGTTTCAGTGCATAAAGTTTGGGGCTATTGTTACAGCACCGAGGAAGAAGTAGTGGCATATGTTGGGCAGATGCTACTGTTGTTAGCAGGGTCGCATTTCTTGGATGGCATTCAATGTGTGCTCTCAG GTGCTGCAAGAGGGTGTGGATGGCAACACATTGGGGCAATCATCAATCTTGGAGCATATTATCTGGTTGGATTGCCTGCTGCTATATTCTTAGCTTTTGTTCTCCATGTTGGAGGGAAG GGACTTTGGTTGGGAACCATGGTGGCTCTTTTTGTACAAGCAATACTTCTTGCTATAGTAACCTGGAGAACAAATTGGGAGAAAGAG GCAATGAAGGCAGCTAACAGAGTGGAGGACAGCATGATCCCACATTAG
- the LOC115999086 gene encoding glutathione hydrolase 1-like — protein MSRSFAALFLWWILVVVGTCPQPLLSYNGGNADETPPRREITRAPHGVVATDDGRCSRIGRDVLVDGGHAVDAAVAAALCLGVVSPASSGIGGGAFMVLRSAHDGEVKAFDMRETAPKRASQNMYAKNPDAKARGALSIATPGELAGLYEAWRKYGNLPWQKLVKPAERLARNGFAISKYLRMQMEATEEMIMADEGLKHVFAPEGRLLQAGDICRNKKLATTLRIISKLGVAAFYNGSIGVSMVRDIQKGGGILTTDDLNHYQVKIRKPIVTDVMGLRVIGMPPPSSGAAAITLILNILSQYGFSPNISPALQIHREIEALKHAFAVRMSLGDPDFVDLKNVLADMLSPKFAAELKKTIYDNTTFNASHYGGRWNQVQDHGTSHVSIVDSNRNAVSMTNTINAYFGSAYMSPSTGIVLNNEMDDFSVPGNDTSRPPAPANFIRPLKRPLSSMSPTIVLNGEHLKAVVGASGGGKIIAGTTEVFLNHFAKGMDPLSSVMAPRYYHQLYPNVLQYENWTTVVGDHFELGADIRLALQNKGHVLSGLAGGTICQFIVQELEPPLSGQLVGVSDPRKGGFPAGY, from the exons ATGTCACGTAGCTTTGCAGCTCTATTCCTATGGTGGATCCTTGTAGTTGTAGGTACCTGTCCTCAGCCTCTGCTGTCTTATAATGGCGGCAACGCAGACGAAACGCCGCCCCGGCGCGAGATAACTAGGGCGCCACACGGCGTTGTGGCGACTGATGACGGAAGATGCTCGAGAATCGGGAGAGACGTGTTGGTTGACGGAGGCCATGCCGTTGATGCAGCTGTGGCTGCTGCTCTTTGCTTGGGCGTTGTGAGCCCCGCGTCGAGCGGCATTGGCGGCGGCGCGTTCATGGTGCTTAGGTCGGCTCACGACGGCGAGGTCAAGGCCTTTGACATGAGAGAGACCGCGCCCAAACGTGCTTCCCAg AATATGTACGCGAAAAATCCAGACGCTAAAGCGAGGGGCGCGTTATCCATCGCCACTCCCGGGGAGCTTGCAGGCCTGTATGAAGCATGGAGAAAGTACGGCAATCTTCCCTGGCAAAAGCTCGTGAAGCCGGCAGAAAGGCTTGCGCGAAACGGATTCGCGATATCCAAATATCTGAGGATGCAGATGGAAGCAACAGAAGAAATGATAATGGCGGACGAGGGACTGAAACATGTTTTTGCGCCAGAAGGGAGGCTTTTGCAGGCCGGGGATATCTGTCGCAACAAAAAGCTGGCAACAACTCTCAGAATCATTTCTAAACTCGGCGTGGCTGCATTCTACAATGGCTCCATTGGAGTGAGTATGGTCAGAGACATTCAAAAAGGTGGAGGAATCTTAACAACCGATGACCTTAACCATTATCAGGTTAAAATCAGGAAACCAATTGTCACAGATGTTATGGGGCTCAGAGTAATCGGAATGCCACCTCCCTCTTCTGGTGCTGCTGCTATCACACTT ATACTAAACATTCTGTCGCAATATGGATTCTCTCCAAACATTTCTCCAGCCCTGCAAATACATAGAGAAATCGAAGCCCTGAAGCATGCTTTTGCTGTAAGGATGAGTCTGGGAGATCCTGATTTCGTTGATCTGAAAAACGTTCTAGCTGATATGCTTTCTCCCAAGTTCGCAGCAGAGCTGAAGAAAACGATATACGATAACACCACTTTTAATGCCAGTCATTACGGTGGCAG GTGGAACCAGGTTCAAGACCACGGAACCAGTCATGTATCAATTGTAGATAGCAACAGAAATGCAGTCTCCATGACTAATACAATCAATGCATATTTTGGGTCTGCTTATATGTCACCAAGTACCGGCATAGTCCTAAACAATGAGATGGATGATTTCTCAGTTCCTGGAAATGATACGTCTCGTCCACCTGCTCCCGCCAATTTTATCCGCCCATTAAAGCGGCCATTGTCGTCCATGAGCCCCACCATTGTCCTCAAT GGTGAGCATTTGAAAGCTGTGGTAGGAGCAAGTGGAGGAGGAAAGATAATAGCCGGAACAACTGAGGTTTTCTTGAACCATTTTGCCAAGGGGATGGATCCACTCTCCTCTGTTATGGCTCCAAGATATTACCATCAG CTTTATCCAAATGTCCTGCAGTATGAGAACTGGACAACTGTGGTTGGGGACCATTTTGAATTGGGAGCTGATATAAGGCTAGCCTTACAAAATAAGGGGCATGTCCTATCTGGCCTTGCTGGTGGGACAATTTGTCAATTTATAGTTCAAGAGCTTGAGCCTCCATTGTCTGGTCAGCTTGTGGGTGTAAGTGACCCCAGAAAGGGTGGGTTTCCAGCTGGCTATTAA
- the LOC115998802 gene encoding pentatricopeptide repeat-containing protein At3g14730 produces MIRRIHVFSKSSTPILGRTLSHGLLHFSSSATLLELRDCISLLQACAIKKNLKVGKQLHAHMLVTGLMNSSPLCITSLINMYSKCNPNSMSDAFSVFSTSPSHARNVFMYNALIAGFIAHDLPKPVLEIYSEMTMLGMVPDKFTFPCVIKAASSCNRLVCMKKIHGLVFKLGLEFDLFIGSALVHSYLTFGLTEEAEGVFDELPMRDDVVLWNAMINGYAQSGQFDRALHVFKWMMDDGIAPNRFSVTGMLSALSNSEAVYKGREVHGFVIRRGYDEGIAVLNALIDMYGKCKRVSDALQVFEMMDEKDIFSWNSIICVHEQCGDDEGTMRLFKRMLCAQMQPDLVTVTTVLPACSHLASLRHGKEIHGYMIVNRLKKDGDAAEHSDSYIDNAIMDMYVKCGSMNDAQLIFDMMSYKDTASWNIMIKGYGMHGFGKKALDMFSDMCKAELKPDEVTFVGVLSACSHAGLVDQGREFLVQMLPKHGITPCIEHYTCVIDMLGRAGQLEAAYELLLTMPVDPNPVVWRAYLAACRLHGNADLAVIAAEKVFELDPEHCGSYVILSNIYGANDRYEEVLEVRDTMRLQEVRKVPGCSWIELENGVHSFVTCDKTHPEGDLIYAGLNSLTARLREHGYRTDALDCNI; encoded by the coding sequence ATGATAAGAAGAATACATGTATTCTCAAAATCCAGTACCCCAATTCTCGGGAGAACCCTTTCCCATGGCCTCCTCCATTTCTCATCGTCTGCTACATTGTTGGAACTACGGGACTGCATATCATTGCTCCAAGCATGTGCGATCAAGAAGAATCTCAAAGTTGGCAAACAACTCCATGCCCACATGCTTGTGACTGGCCTTATGAATTCCTCTCCACTATGCATTACCAGCCTCATCAATATGTACTCCAAGTGCAATCCCAACTCCATGTCTGATGCTTTCTCTGTGTTCTCCACTTCACCTTCTCATGCTCGCAATGTCTTCATGTACAACGCCCTTATAGCTGGCTTCATCGCTCATGATTTACCCAAGCCAGTTCTTGAAATTTACTCTGAAATGACAATGTTGGGCATGGTGCCTGATAAATTCACTTTCCCTTGCGTGATTAAGGCAGCTTCTTCTTGCAATCGTCTTGTATGTATGAAAAAGATCCATGGATTAGTGTTCAAGCTTGGGTtagaatttgatttgtttatagGCAGTGCACTGGTGCACTCGTACTTGACCTTTGGCTTGACGGAGGAAGCAGAGGGGGTGTTCGATGAATTACCTATGAGAGATGATGTTGTGCTTTGGAATGCTATGATTAATGGGTATGCTCAGTCTGGGCAGTTTGACAGGGCTCTGCATGTTTTTAAGTGGATGATGGATGATGGGATTGCACCAAATAGATTTAGTGTTACTGGTATGTTGTCGGCTCTTTCAAATTCTGAGGCAGTTTATAAAGGAAGGGAGGTGCATGGATTCGTGATAAGGAGAGGGTACGATGAAGGCATTGCTGTTTTGAATGCATTAATTGATATGTATGGAAAATGTAAGCGTGTAAGTGATGCTCTGCAGGTTTTTGAGATGATGGATGAGAAAGACATATTTTCATGGAACTCAATAATATGTGTTCACGAACAGTGTGGTGATGATGAGGGAACCATGAGGCTTTTTAAGAGGATGCTATGTGCTCAAATGCAACCAGATTTAGTCACTGTAACTACGGTCCTCCCTGCTTGTTCTCATTTGGCATCACTGAGGCATGGCAAGGAGATTCATGGGTATATGATTGTTAATAGGCTAAAGAAAGATGGTGATGCTGCAGAACACAGCGACTCTTACATTGACAATGCTATAATGGACATGTATGTAAAATGCGGGAGCATGAATGATGCTCAGCTGATCTTTGACATGATGAGCTATAAAGATACAGCATCATGGAACATCATGATTAAGGGGTATGGCATGCATGGATTCGGTAAGAAAGCACTAGACATGTTTTCTGATATGTGCAAGGCAGAATTGAAACCCGACGAAGTTACATTTGTGGGAGTTTTGTCAGCCTGCAGCCACGCAGGCCTTGTAGACCAAGGGAGAGAATTTCTCGTACAAATGCTGCCAAAGCATGGCATTACGCCTTGCATAGAACACTATACCTGTGTGATTGACATGCTAGGTCGGGCTGGGCAGCTCGAAGCTGCTTATGAATTATTGTTAACAATGCCTGTTGACCCTAACCCGGTAGTATGGAGGGCATACCTCGCTGCCTGTCGTCTCCATGGGAATGCTGACCTGGCTGTGATTGCTGCAGAGAAGGTGTTTGAGCTTGATCCGGAGCATTGCGGAAGTTATGTTATACTGTCAAATATTTATGGAGCAAATGACCGCTATGAAGAGGTCCTTGAAGTAAGAGATACAATGAGGCTACAAGAAGTGAGGAAGGTCCCTGGTTGTAGCTGGATTGAACTCGAAAATGGCGTGCATTCGTTTGTTACTTGTGACAAGACTCATCCTGAAGGGGACCTTATTTATGCTGGATTAAATTCATTAACTGCTCGACTGCGTGAACATGGGTATAGGACAGATGCCTTGGACTGCAATATATAA
- the LOC115998805 gene encoding macrophage migration inhibitory factor homolog: MPTLSLFTNVPVDAVVASDILKDATKAVAKIVGKPESYVMIVLNGSVPIAFAGTEAPAAYGELMSIGGLGPSVNGRLSSIIAEILQTKLSIDGSRFYIKFHDVQRSFCGFNGSTF, from the exons ATGCCAACTCTGAGTCTCTTCACCAATGTTCCCGTCGACGCAGTGGTTGCTTCAGACATTCTCAAAGACGCCACCAAAGCGGTCGCAAAAATCGTAGGGAAACCCGAGTCC TATGTGATGATTGTGCTGAACGGAAGCGTGCCCATCGCGTTTGCCGGCACCGAAGCCCCTGCTGCGTACGGGGAGTTAATGTCCATCGGCGGACTCGGGCCCAGCGTTAATGGAAGACTCAGTTCCATCATTGCTGAGATTCTGCAAACAAAGCTTTCCATTGATGGCTCTCGGTTCTACATCAAATTTCACGATGTTCAG CGCTCATTTTGTGGGTTCAATGGCTCAACATTCTAG
- the LOC115998803 gene encoding calmodulin-binding protein 60 C, with amino-acid sequence MQTRYMERTNSMRGKRSLEGDEEQQPERKRPALASVIVEALKVDSLQKLCSSLEPILRRVVSEEVERALAKLGPARIAARSSPKRIEGPDGRNMQLHFRSRLSLPLFTGGKVEGEQGAAIHVVLIDSNSGHVVTTGPESCMKLDVVVLEGDFNNENDDDWTQEEFESHVVKEREGKRPLLTGDLQVTLKEGVGTLGELIFTDNSSWIRSRKFRLGLKVAPGYSEGIRIREAKTEAFTVKDHRGELYKKHYPPSLNDDVWRLEKIGKDGAFHKKLNTAGIFSVEDFLRLMVRDPQKLRHILGSGMSNKMWDALIEHAKTCALSGKLYVYYPDDSKSVGVVFNNIYELSGLIASDQYYSADSLSDSQKVYVDSLMKKAYENWNQVVEYDGKTLMSFKNKKARNELPMGQVDYSNSLNNQLQQPRLPAPVQSEPSALDPGMLIGGSSYNENMGARYPNQSHIMSSSSRMQYENTQFAPNDQQQLMNNSQQMQNARYDNNVGLALGPPQSSCFPTVGSSVQQTNLNSFEDWSNTRDKGVEEYLSEEEIRLRSHEMLENEDMQHLLRLFSMGGHAAVNIPEDGFGFTPFMAPSPSFGYDEDRPRPGKAVVGWLKIKAAMRWGFFIRKKAAERRAQLVELDDE; translated from the exons ATGCAGACTCGGTACATGGAAAGGACCAACTCAATGAGAGGAAAGAGGAGCTTGGAAGGAGATGAGGAGCAGCAGCCGGAGCGCAAACGACCTGCTTTAGCTAG TGTTATTGTGGAAGCTCTCAAGGTGGATAGTCTCCAAAAGCTGTGCTCTTCCTTGGAACCAATTCTTCGCAGAGTT GTTAGTGAAGAAGTGGAACGAGCTTTGGCAAAGTTAGGCCCTGCAAGAATTGCTGCAag GTCATCACCTAAGCGAATTGAAGGGCCTGATGGACGGAACATGCAACTTCATTTTAGATCCAGACTTTCCTTGCCCCTCTTTACTGGGGGTAAAGTTGAAGGGGAACAGGGTGCTGCCATCCATGTTGTCCTAATTGATTCTAATAGTGGACATGTTGTAACAACTGGGCCTGAGTCATGTATGAAGCTGGATGTTGTTGTGCTAGAGGGTgattttaataatgaaaatgaTGATGATTGGACCCAGGAAGAATTCGAAAGTCATGTTGTAAAAGAACGAGAAGGAAAGAGACCATTGTTGACTGGTGATTTGCAAGTAACACTAAAAGAAGGTGTTGGAACTCTTGGAGAGCTGATATTTACAGATAATTCTAGTTGGATACGTAGCAGGAAATTCAGACTTGGCTTGAAAGTTGCGCCTGGATATTCTGAAGGCATACGCATACGTGAAGCAAAGACTGAAGCTTTCACTGTTAAGGATCACAGAGGAGAAT TGTACAAGAAGCATTACCCACCCTCTCTTAATGATGATGTGTGGAGATTGGAGAAGATTGGCAAGGATGGTGCCTTCCACAAGAAGCTAAATACTGCAGGGATATTTTCTGTGGAGGACTTCCTTCGTCTTATGGTTAGAGACCCTCAAAAACTACGACAT ATCCTTGGGAGTGGTATGTCAAACAAGATGTGGGATGCCCTCATAGAGCATGCAAAAACTTGTGCATTGAGTGGGAAGCTTTATGTGTATTATCCTGATGACTCAAAAAGTGTGGGTGTTGTTTTCAACAATATCTATGAGCTGAGTGGCCTCATTGCTAGTGACCAATATTATTCAGCAGATTCACTTTCAGATAGCCAAAAG GTATATGTTGATTCCTTGATGAAGAAAGCATATGAGAATTGGAACCAAGTTGTGGAGTATGATGGCAAAACACTTATGagcttcaaaaataaaaaagcaagaAATGAGCTTCCTATGGGCCAAGTGGACTATTCAAATTCTTTGAATAATCAGCTTCAACAACCAAGGCTTCCTGCTCCAGTCCAAAGTGAGCCATCTGCTTTGGACCCTGGCATGCTAATTGGAG GTTCAAGTTATAATGAAAATATGGGTGCTAGGTACCCCAATCAGTCCCACATTATGAGCTCTAGTTCCCGGATGCAGTATGAAAACACTCAATTTGCTCCAAATGATCAGCAGCAGCTAATGAACAACTCTCAGCAGATGCAAAATGCACGGTATGATAACAATGTTGGCCTGGCTCTTGGTCCTCCTCAATCTTCATGCTTCCCAACAGTAGGCTCATCTGTTCAGCAAACCAATCTCAATTCTTTTGAGGACTGGTCTAACACCCGTGACAAGGGGGTTGAGGAATATTTGTCTGAGGAGGAGATCCGTCTCAGAAGCCATGAAATGCTAGAGAATGAAGATATGCAGCACTTGCTTCGGCTCTTCAGCATGGGAGGACATGCGGCAGTAAATATTCCGGAAGATGGATTTGGCTTCACCCCTTTCATGGCACCATCTCCAAGCTTCGGTTACGATGAGGATCGCCCTCGCCCAGGAAAAGCCGTTGTTGGTTGGCTGAAAATAAAAGCTGCAATGCGGTGGGGGTTCTTTATCAGGAAGAAGGCAGCCGAGAGGCGAGCCCAACTTGTAGAATTGGATGACGAGTAG
- the LOC115998804 gene encoding zinc finger protein CONSTANS-LIKE 5-like: MGVGMVESGVGVGLKCFSGGWTAAAAAPNTAAKPCDYCKATVASVFCRADAAFMCIACDTAVHNAGGTAGAHERVWVCEVCEQVPASVTCKADAAALCVTCDHDIHSANPLAQRHERVPVTPFYDSAAEAALKSSAFATNALPPNPCNANIDIPIPWNPSKPPLLIPEIKSSSVDLSFSDSDHFLDFDYPISSLETNNLAQHDSVNDSIVPVQPTKPSAAIANRFDIDFTRPNTKSYNARSLSHSVSSSSLDAGVVPDGSAASEISYSLGQNVAGGVDLSNTATQLVGKEREAKVLRYREKRKNRRFEKTIRYASRKAYAETRPRIKGRFAKRTEVESDIDAIFSADFVADHGYGVVPSF; this comes from the exons ATGGGTGTGGGTATGGTCGAGAGTGGTGTCGGCGTCGGCCTCAAATGTTTTTCCGGCGGATGgactgccgccgccgccgcgcccAATACGGCGGCCAAGCCCTGCGACTACTGCAAGGCCACGGTGGCGTCGGTCTTCTGCCGGGCCGACGCCGCCTTCATGTGCATTGCGTGCGACACTGCGGTGCACAACGCGGGCGGCACGGCCGGGGCCCACGAGCGCGTCTGGGTGTGCGAGGTCTGCGAGCAGGTCCCCGCTAGCGTCACGTGTAAGGCGGACGCGGCCGCCCTCTGCGTCACGTGCGACCACGACATCCACTCCGCCAATCCCTTGGCTCAACGCCACGAGCGCGTCCCGGTCACCCCCTTCTACGACTCCGCCGCCGAGGCGGCGCTTAAGTCCTCCGCCTTCGCTACTAATGCTCTCCCTCCTAACCCTTGCAATGCCAATATCGATATTCCTATTCCCTGGAATCCCTCCAAACCTCCGCTACTTATCCCGGAAATCAAATCATCCTCCGTCGATTTATCATTCTCCGACTCCGATCACTTCCTTGATTTCGACTATCCGATTTCTTCTCTCGAAACAAACAATCTCGCTCAACACGATTCCGTCAATGACAGCATCGTCCCCGTCCAGCCTACCAAGCCTTCAGCTGCGATCGCTAACCGCTTCGACATCGATTTCACCAGGCCTAATACCAAGTCCTACAACGCCCGTTCTCTCAGTCACAGT GTATCTTCGTCGTCGTTGGATGCAGGAGTGGTGCCGGACGGGAGCGCTGCGTCGGAAATATCGTATTCTCTGGGGCAAAACGTGGCCGGCGGCGTAGATCTAAGCAATACCGCGACGCAGTTGGTTGGGAAGGAGAGAGAGGCGAAAGTGTTGAGATACAGAGAGAAGCGGAAGAACAGGAGGTTCGAGAAGACAATCCGATACGCGTCGAGGAAAGCGTACGCCGAGACGAGGCCGAGGATCAAAGGCCGTTTCGCGAAGAGGACAGAGGTGGAATCGGATATCGATGCCATCTTCTCTGCTGATTTCGTCGCCGATCATGGCTACGGCGTCGTCCCGTCGTTTTGA